One region of Primulina tabacum isolate GXHZ01 chromosome 17, ASM2559414v2, whole genome shotgun sequence genomic DNA includes:
- the LOC142531174 gene encoding methyl jasmonate esterase 1-like: MEGDKKQKHIVLIHGAGHGAWCWYKVVTLLRSRRFRVTALDMAAAGVNTQPLSELSTYSDYSRPLMELLEALPPEESVVLVGHSMGGICISLAMEKFPQKIDVAVFVAASMPGPSLSIEEIYDQYKKQGSFGMDTKLSYSNGEDKPPTSRTFGPEYLATQFYQLSPLEDLTLATLLTRPVGFFINTVEFSEENYGSVRRVYMIAEEDTKRECQDWMIQKNPPDEVKTIYGSDHMFMLSKPREFCVYLQDIVDKYC, translated from the exons ATGGAAGGGGATAAGAAACAAAAACATATTGTGTTAATCCATGGTGCAGGCCATGGCGCCTGGTGTTGGTACAAAGTGGTGACACTTCTCCGATCCCGACGTTTCCGCGTAACCGCCCTGGACATGGCGGCAGCCGGGGTCAATACCCAGCCTCTGTCGGAGTTGAGCACTTACTCCGACTACTCGCGGCCGCTGATGGAGCTCTTGGAGGCGCTGCCGCCGGAGGAGTCGGTGGTCCTCGTGGGGCATAGTATGGGTGGGATTTGCATATCCCTCGCCATGGAAAAATTTCCCCAGAAAATCGATGTAGCCGTATTCGTAGCTGCTTCTATGCCAGGACCAAGCCTCAGTATTGAAGAGATCTATGACCAG TACAAGAAGCAAGGCAGCTTTGGTATGGATACCAAATTGTCCTATAGCAATGGAGAAGACAAGCCTCCAACATCCCGAACTTTTGGGCCCGAGTACTTAGCCACTCAGTTTTACCAACTTTCTCCGCTTGAG GATCTGACTCTTGCAACCTTGTTGACGAGACCCGTAGGTTTCTTTATAAACACTGTAGAATTTTCGGAAGAAAATTACGGATCGGTGCGACGTGTTTACATGATTGCCGAGGAAGACACAAAAAGAGAATGCCAAGATTGGATGATTCAAAAAAACCCACCGGATGAGGTGAAAACGATTTATGGATCAGATCACATGTTTATGTTGTCGAAACCCAGAGAATTTTGTGTTTATCTCCAAGATATTGTTGACAAATATTGCTGA